TCTCCTTCTCATGGCAAAAAAACCCGCACCAAGCCGAAAATTCCGCGCCTCCGGCCGGGGAAAACCCTGTTTCCGGCGACTTCCCCCAACCCGATTTATCCGCCGGTGCGCCGCGAAGCCCAAATTCGATGAAAAGCCGATCACCGGTCGTCAAATTCCATCGACCGGTGATCGGCACGGCCGGAAATCCTGCGAATCCGGTGCCGGACGCTCGGCCATTCCCGTTTCCGGTATACTCTTTCCGAAGGAACAGCCATGTCGATCGGCTTCCAACCATTTCTCTTCGACGACGCCCGGTTCCTCTCCCTGAAAAAGGGGGACGTCTTCCGCCGCATCCGGGCGTCGATTCCTCCAGGCAAACACTTCGACGGGGCGATCGACGGATACGACATCAAGAGTTTCCGAGTGGAAGAGGACCCTTACCGCCCCGTCGGCAGCCTCGTCGATTTTCTCTTCGAGCACATCCCGATGGAGAACGCGGAAAATCCCGAACTGCCCGCCATCCTGGCGCTGTTGGGGAATCTGACCGAACGCCATGGAAACCTGGCCGGCGAAACGGACCACATCTACCTCGGGTACCTGACCGCCGCCGAGGTGCGGGCTCTGCGCGGACAGCTGGAGCGCTGCCGCTACGACACCCTGCAGACGAAAAACGAAAAAGAGGCGATGGTGAAAATCCTCGACATCGCCGAGCGCCGCGAAACCGGATTAATCTTTTCCCAGATGTGACGACGCTTCTCTACCGTTAGCAGGGATAAAAAAGCCGGTGTGGACCGGCGTCTGCGCACCGTTGCGCCGCCGCGATCCCCCGCCTTTACGGGAGGCCGCGGATCAAATCCTCTACCTGCCGGCGGATCGTTTCCGCGGCTTCGCGGTAATCGCCCGCCGATCCGCCGTACGGATCGCGGATATCCCAAACGACCAGATCGGGAACGTCGGATCCGTCGGCGCGGAACAGGCCGGCCACGTCCCAATCCATGGCGATCACGGCCGCAAAATCCGATAAACGGACCGAAGCGACGTTTCTCGCCCGGTGCGCGGCGATATCGATCCCACGGCGCTTCATTTCCAAGACGGCCAAGCGCGAGGCCGGATTGCCGTCGACGGCTCCCACCCCCGCGCTTTCGGCAATCAGCTTCCGGCTTGGATACAACGCGTTGAAGAACCCTTCCGCCATGGGGCTGCGGCAAAGATTGCCATAGCACAGGAATAGGATTTTCCGCGGCTTCATCTCAAGGCTGCGGACCAGCCGGTTTTTTGCCCATGCGTTCCAGCGCGCGCGCCGCCTCGCCCGGAAGCGAATCCCAGGGGATGATCCGTTTTTCCGGCGCGCCGCGCGGTTTAAATTCCACCCCGCCCTCGCGCAGGGAGCGCTCGCTGACGGTCACGCGCAGGGGGAAACCCATCAAATCGGCGTCGGCGAATTTCACCCCTGCCCGCTCACTGCGGTCGTCGTAGAACACGTCGATCGACGCCGCGCGCAGGATGCGGTAGGCGCGCTCGGATTCCTCGGTGCATCCCAAGCCCACCAACGCCACGGCAAAGGGCGCCACCGCCGGCGGCCATATCAATCCGGCTTCGTCGCGGTATTCTTCGGCGATGCAAGCCATCAGGCGCCCCACCCCGATGCCGTAAGACCCCATCCACACCGGCCGCCGATTTCCTTCGCGGTCGAGAAAGCCGCAGCCCATCGGCTCGCTGTAGCGGGTGCCGAGCTGGAAGATGTTGCCCACCTCCACGCCGCGGCTGGCACGCATCGGCGCGCCGCATGCCGGACAGGCGTCGCCGTCGCGGGCGGCGGCGATATCGGCGGTTGCGTCCGGCAGATATTCGCGCCCGCAGTTCACGTTGCGCAGGTGGAACCCCTCCTCGTTGGCGCCGGCGATCAGGTTGGCCGAAGCCGCGATCGAATCGTCCGCGACAACAAACGCCCCGCGGACCCCGATCGGCGAGGCGTATCCGGGGACCGCCCCCGTCGCGCGGATCTCCTCATCCCGCGCCGGGCGCAGGTCGACAGCCCGGACCGCGTTGGCCAATTTGGTTTCGTTCACCTCCAGATCGCCGCGGATGACCGCGAACACCAGCCGGTCCGATATTTCCTCCGCCTCCGCAAGGTAGGCGACGAAGAACACCGCCTTGGCCGTGCGCGCGGGCGGAATCTTCAGAAAGGCCGTCAGGTCTTCGATCGACGTTATTCCCGGGGTGGCCACCTTTTCCACAGGCAACGGCGTTTCCTCCGCCGCGGCCGGTTTACGGAAGCGCGCGGCCTGGCGGTTGGCGCGGTACTCGCAGGAAGTGCAAAGCAGGATCGTATCCTCGCCGATTTCGGAGAGGTACATGAACTCGTGCGCCGTTTTGCCGCCCATCATCCCGCTGTCGGATCCGACCGCCACGGCCGGAAGCCCACAACGGCGGAAAATCCGCTCGTAGGCTTCGAGGTGCGCCCGGTATTGGATTTCCATCCCCTCCGCGGAGGAATCCAGGCTGTAAGAATCCAGCATGGTAAATTCGCGGACACGGATGAGCCCCGCCCGCGGACGGGGATCGTCGCGCCATTTGGTCTGGATGTGGTACACCAGGCGCGGCAGGTCGCGGTAGGAGCGGACCTCCGTCGCCGCCAGCGCGGAGACGGCCTCCTCGTGGGTCATGGCGAGAGCCAGATCGCGGCCCGTGCGGTCCCGCATCCGGCCCATCTCCGCGCCGATCTGCCCCCAGCGGCCGCTGCGCTTCCAGATTTCGGCCGGTTGGACCACGGGCATGAGCAATTCCTGCCCGCCGATGGCTTCCATCTCCTCGCGCAGGATGCGTTCGATCCGGTTTTTCACCCGGAGGCCGAGCGGAAGCAAGCTGAAGATGCCCGCCGCCAGCGGGCGCATGTATCCCGCGCGCAACAACAGCCGGCAGCCTGCTGTGTCGGCGCCGGAAGGATCCTCGTGCAGCGTGGTGCCGAAATGTTGCGAGTAACGCATGGTTCACATCCGGGAAAAGATCACAATCCCTTTTCCCGCAAAGCCGCAAAGAGCGCAAAGGAAAAAATATTGAAAAAATTGGCGCCCTTTGCGTCTTGGCGGTGAAACGGTTTTCGGAAAATGAAAAAAGCCCGGCTACAATTCCGCGCGCCACTGCTGCGGATCGATCTCCTCCACTTCCGTGTCCCAATCTTTGCGCAGGACCACCCGGGCGATTCCGGCGTTGAGGATGAACCGCTTGCAGAGGATGCACACTTGGTTGTGGCCGTACAGATACAGCGTGCTGCCGACGCAGTTGTCTTCCCCGGCCTGGATGATCGCGTTCTGTTCGGCATGGATGCTGCGGCAGGTTTCGTAGCGGGTTCCCGACGGAATGTTGTTCGCGATCCGGTAGCAATACCCGCGCGACAGGCAGGATTCGACCCCCACGGGGGAGTTGTTGTAGCCGGTGCCCTTCACCTTGCGCCGGGCGTTGACGATCACCGCGCCAACCTGCGCGCGGAGGCAATCGCTGCGCGCCGCGGCCTGGGCGGCGAAGCGCAGGAAATATTCGTCCCAGCCGGGTCGTTTGCGTTCGGTGTCGGTTTTCTCGGCGGCCATTGTGTTTCCCTCGGGCGGTCAGGATTCCAGTACGTTTTCGTATTGCAGGATCCGCTCCAAGCCGCGGATCAGGTCTTCCGGGGCGGCGTCGTTGAGCAGCGTGTAATCTGCCAACGCGATCGGCCCGCCCTTCTCGATGTTATCGATTTCCGCATAATCGCGCGAGACTGCCTCCGCGGGGGTGAGCGGCCTGACGGCCCGCTGCGCAAGCCGTTGGTAGCGCAGCGCGCGGGGCGTGAACACCGCGATGACCAGCAACGCGTCGCCGAACTTCTGCTTGAGGATCTTGTATTCGGAGAAGCTGTAGAGGCCGTCGATGAACACGCGCCGGCCTTCGCGCAGGAAGGCTTCGATTTTTGGGAGCGAAAGCGCGGCGAAGGCGCCCATCCCGTGCGTGCGGCGCAGCTCCTCGCGCACCGCGCGCTCGTTGGCCTCGTTGACCGCGAAGCCCCGGCGCTTCACCTCATCGATCGTCAGGCCGCCGAAATACACTTTGGCGAACCCGAGCTGCTCCAGGCGCGCTCCGGCCACGCTCTTGCCCGATCCGCACATGCCCACGATGGCGAGGATTTTTATGGCCATAGACTGTCCGCATAATAGTGAAGTAAGAAGGATCTGTCAACGGGACGGACCCTTCCGTGAAATCCGGCGGGTTGGTTCCGGCGGAACGATACGCACCTGACAGGTGCCGACCTGACAGGTGCGCACCTGTCAGGTCGGCACCTGTCAGGTCGGCTCCGGCCGGGGTGGCTCGGATTTTCCCGGGGCCCGGAAGCGGACGATGATCGTCGAGCCGAGCCAGGCGATCCGGCTGCGGGGAAATAACCCTTCCCAGATGTGGGCCAGCAGATTGTTGAGCGGGGCGAGGATTTTTGAGAGGGGCCACGGGAGCGGGTAGAAGTGGCAGTAGCGGCGCGAAAAATCCGTAAACCCGATCCGCGCGGCCGCGGCTTCAAACTCGGCCGGATCGTGCGCGCGGAAGAACCCGGCCGGCGCGCGTTTCATCCACCCCCGGCGCGCGTAGAAATTCCACAGCCTGCGTTCCAGGCAGCGCCGGTTGCGCAGCGTGACGACCGCCGTGCCCCCGGGTTCCAGGATGCGGAGGAATTCGGCCAGCACGGCGCCGTCCTCCGGCAGGTATTCGATCAGCCCGACTGCGATCAGCGCCCGGAAGGAATGCGCCCGGAAGGGAGTCCACACCGCATCCGCACGTGCGACCCCCGCGCCTCCAGCCCCGGCGGCCAAGCGGACCATCTCGGAGGAGAAATCCGCCCCGGTCACGGAAAAACCCGCCCGGCGCAGATCGGCGAAGAACTCCCCCGCCCCGCAGCCCAAGTCCAGCACGCGGCCGCTCCCGCTCCCCAGCATCTCCAACACATACCGTTTGCGGTATTGCTTATCGGGATAGGCGAATGGATTCCGTCCGGAGCGCCGGTAGATCTCGCGCCAGGACGGGGATTC
This portion of the Anaerolineales bacterium genome encodes:
- a CDS encoding low molecular weight phosphatase family protein yields the protein MKPRKILFLCYGNLCRSPMAEGFFNALYPSRKLIAESAGVGAVDGNPASRLAVLEMKRRGIDIAAHRARNVASVRLSDFAAVIAMDWDVAGLFRADGSDVPDLVVWDIRDPYGGSAGDYREAAETIRRQVEDLIRGLP
- a CDS encoding methyltransferase domain-containing protein translates to MDRATRDGIEARFDRESPSWREIYRRSGRNPFAYPDKQYRKRYVLEMLGSGSGRVLDLGCGAGEFFADLRRAGFSVTGADFSSEMVRLAAGAGGAGVARADAVWTPFRAHSFRALIAVGLIEYLPEDGAVLAEFLRILEPGGTAVVTLRNRRCLERRLWNFYARRGWMKRAPAGFFRAHDPAEFEAAAARIGFTDFSRRYCHFYPLPWPLSKILAPLNNLLAHIWEGLFPRSRIAWLGSTIIVRFRAPGKSEPPRPEPT
- a CDS encoding proline--tRNA ligase codes for the protein MRYSQHFGTTLHEDPSGADTAGCRLLLRAGYMRPLAAGIFSLLPLGLRVKNRIERILREEMEAIGGQELLMPVVQPAEIWKRSGRWGQIGAEMGRMRDRTGRDLALAMTHEEAVSALAATEVRSYRDLPRLVYHIQTKWRDDPRPRAGLIRVREFTMLDSYSLDSSAEGMEIQYRAHLEAYERIFRRCGLPAVAVGSDSGMMGGKTAHEFMYLSEIGEDTILLCTSCEYRANRQAARFRKPAAAEETPLPVEKVATPGITSIEDLTAFLKIPPARTAKAVFFVAYLAEAEEISDRLVFAVIRGDLEVNETKLANAVRAVDLRPARDEEIRATGAVPGYASPIGVRGAFVVADDSIAASANLIAGANEEGFHLRNVNCGREYLPDATADIAAARDGDACPACGAPMRASRGVEVGNIFQLGTRYSEPMGCGFLDREGNRRPVWMGSYGIGVGRLMACIAEEYRDEAGLIWPPAVAPFAVALVGLGCTEESERAYRILRAASIDVFYDDRSERAGVKFADADLMGFPLRVTVSERSLREGGVEFKPRGAPEKRIIPWDSLPGEAARALERMGKKPAGPQP